A genomic window from Labrus bergylta chromosome 7, fLabBer1.1, whole genome shotgun sequence includes:
- the LOC109984844 gene encoding hyaluronidase PH-20, with protein sequence MTAPTFQSCVLLCIIGSITTILALPPTEAPLFKGHPFVAIWNAPTDKCQHLHIPLDTAAFKAVTKPNLVPGQFLTIFYEERLGLYPKVDNKGDKTYNGGIPQRGHLTEHLAKAKNQIDRYISKDSSHGLAVIDWESWRPLWDRNWGSKHVYQKLSIAYAKQMFPFLTRKKVSERAMVDFQDAGRRFMEKTLSLGISERPNRHWGFYLLPDCYNYDWKNKDYTGKCPAEMQKQNNKLLWLWERSTALFPSIYLKKNLSNTAKATLFARNRVQEAVRVSKLPKHPYTVPIYVYQKPLYREQAKKFLSKTDLVSTIGESAALGASGIIMWGATKDYYHKGACHSLSKYLESTLNPYVANVTAAAMLCSQVLCQGKGRCVRKNYDSTHYLHLNPTHFSIKKADRKYVAVGLPSAADLKTWAENFTCQCYMGSRCSPKLLRPKRTKHIWV encoded by the exons ATGACAGCTCCAACCTTCCAGTCCTGTGTTCTCCTTTGCATCATTGGATCCATCACTACCATACTTGCACTGCCCCCAACAGAGGCCCCGCTGTTCAAGGGGCATCCTTTTGTGGCCATTTGGAATGCTCCAACTGATAAGTGTCAGCATCTCCACATCCCACTGGACACTGCAGCCTTCAAGGCGGTGACCAAACCAAACTTGGTGCCAGGGCAGTTCCTGACCATTTTCTACGAGGAACGACTAGGCCTCTACCCTAAAGTTGACAACAAAGGAGACAAGACCTACAATGGTGGAATCCCTCAACGAGGCCACCTGACAGAACACCTGGCAAAGGCAAAGAACCAGATAGATAGGTACATCTCCAAGGACTCTTCTCATGGGCTAGCTGTCATTGACTGGGAGTCCTGGCGTCCCCTGTGGGACCGAAACTGGGGGTCAAAGCATGTTTATCAGAAGTTGTCTATTGCTTACGCAAAGcagatgtttccttttttaacgAGGAAAAAAGTCTCAGAACGTGCAATGGTAGACTTCCAGGATGCTGGACGACGTTTCATGGAGAAGACCCTTAGCCTCGGCATCAGTGAACGTCCGAACCGCCACTGGGGCTTCTACCTGTTGCCTGACTGCTACAACTACGACTGGAAAAATAAAGACTACACAGGGAAGTGCCCTGCGGAGATGCAAAAGCAGAACAACAAACTGCTGTGGCTCTGGGAGCGCAGCACCGCCCTCTTCCCTTCCatctatctaaaaaaaaacctgagtaACACCGCCAAAGCCACGCTGTTCGCCCGCAACCGAGTCCAGGAAGCAGTGAGGGTATCCAAGCTGCCCAAACATCCATACACAGTACCAATCTACGTCTACCAAAAGCCATTGTACCGGGAACAAGCCAAGAAGTTCCTGAGCAAG ACTGATTTGGTGAGCACTATTGGAGAATCTGCAGCTCTGGGAGCTTCAGGGATAATAATGTGGGGAGCAACCAAAGACTACTACCACAAG GGCGCCTGTCATTCTCTGTCCAAGTACCTGGAATCCACCTTGAACCCTTACGTTGCCAACGTGACGGCGGCCGCCATGCTCTGCAGCCAGGTCTTGTGTCAGGGGAAGGGCCGCTGTGTCAGGAAGAACTACGACTCCACCCACTACCTTCACCTGAACCCCACCCACTTCAGCATCAAGAAGGCCGACAGGAAGTACGTGGCCGTTGGTCTTCCATCTGCTGCTGATCTTAAAACATGGGCCGAAAACTTCACCTGTCAGTGCTACATGGGATCCAGATGTTCACCGAAACTGCTGCGTCCTAAAAGGACCAAACACATCTGGGTTTAA